A genomic region of Spirochaetaceae bacterium contains the following coding sequences:
- a CDS encoding aminotransferase class IV: MAAEFSLSIYPWVYLSKFDGDAWVPEYVEKRHLSPAEEEALPDAERERLYRERNEFPGLPLVNYSTQYAMACFEGLKAFPQPDGSLKLFRPRENGIRMKRSMEGLYMPGVPVDEFVAAACGVVARNQAIGFAPAYDPAWERDDFAGGHSVYIRPFSLAEGGIGVNLSQAPWFVVISTRVGSYFADGGSSATVTTRRVRATPGGTGWIKCSANYVTSALAKREAEVAGYMECVFLDAEHHRYVEEGSSCNLFFVLGDGRLVTPALGDTILPGITRRTILELAAEEGMTVEERPVAVEEVLDDAVEAFGTGTAAGVTYFSSLRHGETEKVFGDGAIGPVARGFLKTLKGVQYGALEDRCGWMVPVTGAAGEAGAGAEAGDAGRVNGAAAARQGAG; this comes from the coding sequence ATGGCTGCCGAATTCAGTCTTTCCATCTATCCGTGGGTCTACCTGAGCAAGTTCGACGGAGACGCATGGGTTCCCGAGTATGTCGAGAAGCGCCACCTGAGCCCGGCCGAGGAGGAGGCGCTGCCGGACGCGGAGCGCGAGCGCCTGTACCGCGAGCGCAACGAGTTCCCCGGGCTGCCGCTGGTCAACTACTCGACCCAGTACGCGATGGCCTGCTTCGAGGGCCTGAAGGCGTTCCCGCAGCCGGACGGATCGCTGAAGCTGTTCCGCCCGCGCGAGAACGGCATCCGCATGAAGCGCTCCATGGAGGGGTTGTACATGCCGGGCGTGCCGGTGGACGAGTTCGTGGCGGCGGCGTGCGGCGTGGTGGCGCGCAACCAGGCGATCGGCTTCGCGCCCGCCTACGACCCGGCCTGGGAGCGCGACGACTTCGCCGGCGGGCATTCCGTATATATAAGGCCCTTCTCGCTGGCCGAGGGCGGCATCGGCGTGAACCTGAGCCAGGCGCCCTGGTTCGTGGTCATCTCCACGCGGGTCGGGTCCTACTTCGCCGACGGCGGCAGCTCGGCCACCGTCACCACGCGGCGGGTGCGCGCCACCCCCGGCGGCACCGGCTGGATCAAGTGCAGCGCCAACTACGTGACCAGCGCGCTGGCGAAGCGCGAGGCAGAGGTGGCCGGCTACATGGAGTGCGTGTTCCTGGACGCCGAGCATCACCGCTACGTGGAGGAGGGCTCCTCCTGCAACCTGTTCTTCGTGCTCGGCGACGGCCGCCTGGTGACGCCGGCGCTCGGCGACACCATCCTGCCCGGCATCACGCGGCGTACCATCCTGGAGCTGGCCGCCGAGGAGGGCATGACGGTGGAGGAGCGCCCGGTGGCGGTGGAAGAGGTGCTCGACGACGCGGTCGAGGCATTCGGCACCGGCACGGCCGCGGGCGTGACCTACTTCAGCTCACTGCGCCACGGCGAAACCGAGAAGGTGTTCGGCGACGGCGCCATCGGTCCGGTGGCGCGCGGGTTCTTGAAGACGCTGAAGGGCGTGCAGTACGGGGCGCTGGAGGACCGCTGCGGCTGGATGGTGCCGGTTACGGGCGCCGCCGGGGAGGCGGGCGCCGGGGCCGAAGCGGGCGATGCGGGCCGGGTCAACGGCGCCGCCGCGGCGCGGCAGGGCGCCGGGG
- a CDS encoding single-stranded DNA-binding protein — protein sequence MNNLNSVLLEGNLCRDPELRYTPKGTPVCTLVVACNRSYKVNGERQEEVSFVEATTWGKLATVCAEHLTKGRGVRVVGRLKQERWEDGDGNPRAKIVIVAEHVEFQPRRREAGDDQESTADQKEPAAELAS from the coding sequence GTGAACAACCTCAATTCCGTACTGTTGGAAGGGAACCTGTGTCGGGATCCCGAACTTCGCTACACGCCGAAGGGCACGCCGGTGTGCACGCTCGTGGTAGCGTGCAACCGCTCCTACAAGGTGAACGGCGAGCGCCAGGAGGAGGTTTCCTTCGTCGAGGCCACCACCTGGGGCAAGCTCGCCACCGTGTGCGCCGAGCACCTCACCAAGGGCCGCGGCGTGCGCGTCGTGGGCCGCCTCAAGCAGGAGCGCTGGGAAGACGGCGACGGCAACCCGCGCGCCAAGATCGTGATCGTGGCCGAACACGTCGAGTTCCAGCCACGGCGGCGTGAGGCCGGCGACGACCAGGAGTCCACCGCCGACCAGAAAGAGCCGGCCGCCGAGCTGGCGTCGTAA